A genomic segment from Clostridium pasteurianum BC1 encodes:
- a CDS encoding D-alanyl-D-alanine carboxypeptidase family protein has product MKIKKLNRVIISIISFCLINMVSCNVYAEVINVNARAAIAIDSKSKRVLYEKNSDMILPMASTTKIMTALVVIKYGNLDEKITISKTAAGIRGSTVGYKEGESITERELLYGLMFRSGNDAAIALAEGIGKSIDGFSKLMNEYAAEIGAFNSHFESPHGLDSENHYCTAYDLALITAKAKENKLFNDIVSCKDVVAEDMDFTRDYHNINKILYQIPGANGVKTGSTGKAGKCLVTSVDIDGHDVIFVVLNCTPRWKETGKIYKYVKDNYSYKKLYSKDELIAEVPVNKKNKIKLSLKNDLVLPCENNKNYTTKYVVPKVATQTVNKGDNFGKIQVYEDDKLVYSEPLIAANTVNAHNSIINNFFKRVNRE; this is encoded by the coding sequence ATGAAAATTAAAAAGCTTAATAGAGTTATTATTTCGATAATTTCTTTTTGCTTAATAAATATGGTTTCCTGTAATGTATATGCAGAAGTTATAAACGTAAACGCACGAGCAGCAATAGCTATAGATTCTAAATCTAAACGTGTACTATATGAAAAAAACTCAGATATGATTCTTCCAATGGCAAGTACAACAAAAATCATGACTGCTCTTGTAGTCATAAAATATGGAAATTTAGATGAAAAGATTACTATATCCAAAACTGCAGCGGGCATTAGAGGATCTACCGTTGGTTATAAAGAAGGAGAGAGCATAACAGAGAGGGAACTACTATATGGATTGATGTTTAGATCTGGTAATGATGCTGCCATTGCTTTAGCAGAAGGTATAGGAAAAAGTATAGATGGATTTTCAAAATTAATGAACGAATATGCAGCAGAAATTGGAGCTTTTAATTCTCATTTTGAATCTCCTCATGGACTAGATAGTGAAAATCATTATTGTACAGCTTACGACTTAGCTTTGATAACTGCAAAGGCTAAAGAAAATAAACTTTTTAATGATATAGTAAGCTGCAAAGATGTTGTCGCCGAAGATATGGATTTTACAAGAGATTATCATAATATAAATAAGATATTATATCAAATACCTGGTGCAAATGGAGTGAAAACAGGATCAACAGGAAAGGCTGGAAAATGTTTGGTTACATCTGTAGATATAGATGGTCATGATGTAATTTTTGTAGTATTAAATTGCACGCCTAGATGGAAAGAAACAGGTAAGATATATAAATATGTTAAAGATAATTATTCTTATAAAAAACTGTATTCAAAAGATGAACTTATTGCAGAAGTTCCAGTAAATAAGAAAAATAAGATTAAATTATCTTTAAAGAATGATCTAGTATTACCCTGTGAAAACAATAAAAATTATACTACAAAATATGTAGTACCTAAAGTGGCTACCCAAACAGTAAATAAAGGTGATAATTTTGGCAAAATACAGGTATATGAAGATGATAAATTAGTTTACTCTGAACCTTTAATAGCGGCCAACACTGTAAATGCACATAATTCTATAATAAACAATTTTTTTAAAAGAGTAAATAGAGAATAA
- a CDS encoding pyrimidine-nucleoside phosphorylase → MRMVDLINKKKEGKALSKDEIEFIVSGYVKGSIPDYQMSAFLMTVYFKGMNRAEISNLTLSYVNSGNTVDLSGIKGIKVDKHSSGGVGDKISLIVIPLVAAVGVPVAKMSGRGMGHTGGTIDKLEAIEGFNTNLDYNTFIDNVNKYKMAITGQTANLTPADKKTYALRDVTGSVDSIPLIASSIMSKKIAAGADAIVLDVKVGSGAFMKSLDNAKELAETMVAIGKALNRKTIAIITNMNEPLGHEIGNANEVREAMEVLKGNGAEDETTVALTIAAYMVLLGGAFKDFDSAYEKLKDIIKSGKAIEKFKEFIKIQGGDTEIIDKPDKLPNSKYHVEIKAKESGYIEAIKADNIGVAAMLLGAGRRTKDDKIDFAAGITVVKKYGDRVNEGDAVFILHTNMGNCTEAKNIVETSFKIGKEKPEAIKYIYEIIK, encoded by the coding sequence ATGAGAATGGTAGATTTAATTAATAAAAAGAAAGAAGGCAAAGCCTTAAGTAAAGATGAAATTGAATTTATTGTATCTGGATATGTAAAGGGCAGTATACCAGACTATCAAATGTCTGCTTTTTTAATGACAGTATATTTTAAAGGCATGAATAGAGCAGAAATATCAAATCTTACACTATCCTATGTAAACTCGGGAAATACTGTTGATTTATCCGGTATTAAAGGTATAAAGGTGGATAAGCATTCTTCAGGAGGAGTAGGAGATAAGATTTCACTAATAGTTATTCCTCTTGTAGCTGCTGTAGGTGTTCCAGTTGCAAAGATGTCAGGTAGAGGAATGGGACATACAGGAGGAACCATAGATAAATTAGAAGCAATTGAAGGGTTTAATACCAATTTAGACTATAATACTTTTATAGATAATGTAAATAAATACAAAATGGCTATTACTGGTCAAACAGCTAATTTAACACCGGCTGATAAAAAGACCTATGCCTTAAGGGATGTAACAGGAAGTGTGGACAGCATACCGCTTATTGCCAGTTCAATAATGAGTAAAAAAATAGCCGCCGGTGCAGATGCCATTGTACTTGATGTAAAGGTTGGATCAGGAGCCTTTATGAAGTCTTTAGATAATGCTAAAGAGCTAGCAGAAACTATGGTTGCTATAGGTAAAGCTTTAAATAGAAAAACTATAGCCATTATAACTAACATGAATGAGCCTTTAGGTCATGAAATTGGAAATGCAAATGAGGTAAGAGAAGCTATGGAAGTGCTAAAGGGAAATGGAGCGGAAGATGAGACCACAGTTGCTTTGACTATTGCAGCCTACATGGTTCTATTAGGCGGCGCCTTTAAAGATTTTGATTCTGCCTATGAAAAGTTAAAAGATATTATAAAATCCGGAAAAGCTATAGAGAAGTTTAAAGAGTTTATTAAAATACAAGGTGGCGATACAGAGATAATTGACAAACCTGATAAACTTCCAAATTCAAAATATCATGTTGAAATAAAAGCAAAGGAAAGTGGGTACATAGAAGCTATAAAAGCTGACAATATAGGTGTTGCTGCAATGTTACTAGGTGCAGGCAGAAGAACTAAAGATGACAAAATAGATTTTGCAGCAGGTATAACTGTTGTAAAAAAATATGGTGACAGAGTCAATGAGGGAGATGCAGTTTTTATATTACATACAAATATGGGGAATTGCACTGAAGCCAAAAATATAGTGGAAACTAGTTTTAAAATCGGAAAAGAAAAACCTGAAGCCATTAAATATATATATGAGATAATTAAATAA
- a CDS encoding purine-nucleoside phosphorylase yields the protein MDKNTIIESVDYIKNIIDIVPKIGIILGSGLGELADALEKKIVIKYSDVPNMPVSTVKGHAGQFVIGELLGKNVIMMQGRFHYYEGNSMENLSLPVYVMKYLGVENLIVTNAAGGVNTDFNPGDLMLIKDHINFAFNNPLIGRNDEKIGTRFPDMSCAYNKELISIAKGISNKFNLDVKEGIYLMMTGPCYETPAEIRMTRILGGDAVGMSTVPEVIAADHCNLKVLGISCITNMAAGILDKPLNHAEVVETSNKVKDKFKNFIINIVKEI from the coding sequence ATGGATAAAAATACTATAATTGAAAGTGTGGATTATATAAAAAATATTATAGATATAGTACCTAAAATAGGAATAATACTTGGCTCAGGGTTAGGAGAGCTAGCAGATGCTCTAGAAAAAAAGATTGTTATAAAATATAGTGATGTACCTAATATGCCTGTATCTACAGTAAAAGGTCATGCAGGTCAATTTGTAATTGGAGAACTTTTAGGAAAAAATGTAATAATGATGCAGGGAAGATTTCATTATTATGAAGGTAATTCTATGGAAAACTTATCACTCCCAGTTTATGTCATGAAATATTTAGGTGTAGAAAATTTGATTGTTACAAATGCTGCTGGAGGAGTAAATACAGATTTTAATCCAGGGGATTTAATGCTTATTAAAGATCATATAAATTTTGCATTTAATAATCCGCTTATAGGAAGAAATGACGAGAAAATAGGAACTAGATTTCCTGATATGTCCTGTGCTTATAATAAGGAACTGATCAGCATAGCAAAAGGTATTTCAAATAAATTTAACTTAGATGTTAAAGAGGGTATCTATTTAATGATGACTGGGCCCTGCTATGAAACTCCAGCAGAAATTAGAATGACAAGAATATTAGGAGGAGATGCAGTAGGTATGTCTACTGTTCCAGAGGTTATTGCAGCTGACCACTGCAATTTAAAGGTATTGGGAATCTCCTGTATTACCAATATGGCAGCAGGTATTCTGGATAAACCTTTAAACCATGCAGAAGTTGTAGAAACATCTAATAAAGTTAAGGATAAATTTAAAAATTTTATAATCAATATAGTTAAGGAAATATAA
- a CDS encoding segregation/condensation protein A, whose translation MSINIKLDNFEGPFDLLLHLIKKNKMDIYDIKIYDITSQYLSYIKEMKEMDLEVTSEFIVIAANLLEIKSKLLLPKNKTEDLEEKEEDPRMELVSKLVEYKKYKLLANFFKEREENTGIIFIKKPEIIEDLRKNDHSTEELLKGVSMLDLFNLYDKLMNVYLSKINTENAISTEIPIDKFRIEDKINELMSIFKTKDSTFFSNIKKRCNSKIEIVVTFLALLELVKLKNVKVLQQCNFKEIYIERVFNSEEV comes from the coding sequence ATGTCAATAAATATTAAACTAGACAATTTTGAGGGGCCCTTTGACCTTTTATTGCATTTGATTAAAAAAAATAAAATGGACATATATGACATAAAAATATATGACATAACTTCACAATATTTAAGTTATATAAAGGAAATGAAAGAAATGGATTTGGAGGTAACCTCTGAATTTATTGTAATTGCGGCAAATTTACTTGAAATTAAATCTAAACTATTATTACCTAAAAATAAAACTGAAGACTTAGAGGAAAAAGAAGAAGATCCTAGAATGGAGTTGGTATCAAAACTGGTGGAATATAAAAAGTACAAGCTTTTGGCCAATTTTTTCAAGGAAAGAGAAGAAAATACTGGAATCATATTTATAAAAAAGCCTGAAATTATAGAGGATTTGAGGAAAAATGATCATTCTACAGAGGAATTATTAAAAGGGGTAAGCATGTTAGATTTGTTTAACTTATACGATAAGCTTATGAACGTATATTTAAGTAAAATAAATACAGAAAATGCTATTTCAACAGAAATACCTATTGATAAATTTAGAATAGAAGATAAAATAAATGAATTAATGTCAATTTTTAAAACTAAGGATAGTACATTTTTTTCAAATATAAAAAAACGATGCAATAGTAAAATTGAGATAGTGGTTACATTTTTGGCACTGTTAGAATTGGTAAAACTTAAAAATGTAAAAGTACTGCAACAGTGCAATTTTAAAGAAATTTATATTGAAAGGGTTTTTAACAGTGAAGAAGTATAG
- the xerD gene encoding site-specific tyrosine recombinase XerD yields the protein MSDLVNSYISHISNRKLSSNTLDAYIRDIKKFHEFVMSKEESIDQVDVVIIMAYVQSLKKSGKANSSVIRNIVSIRNFYKYLINIGKIESNPVIQYQSPKIKRTLPAILTVEEVDKLLSMPDCETNKGVRDKCMLEIMYATGIKVTELLNLTIYDVNIKLSYVKCKGLKDRERMIPIGSYGVKWIENYLKIRSQLNINNLDLLYFNLHGNKMTRQGFWKIVKQYADEAKIDKPINSYTLRHSFAVHLLQNGADIKTIQELLGHSDLSTTQIYSGISKKSKIAEVYKKAHPRA from the coding sequence ATGAGCGATTTAGTAAATAGTTATATTAGCCATATTAGTAATAGAAAATTGAGCTCAAATACGCTTGATGCCTATATAAGAGATATAAAGAAATTTCATGAGTTTGTTATGAGCAAAGAGGAAAGTATCGATCAGGTAGATGTAGTTATTATAATGGCTTATGTACAGAGTTTAAAAAAAAGCGGTAAGGCAAATTCATCTGTTATAAGAAATATAGTTTCTATAAGAAATTTTTATAAATATTTAATAAATATAGGCAAGATTGAAAGTAATCCTGTAATACAATATCAGTCACCTAAGATAAAAAGAACCTTACCTGCTATTTTAACAGTAGAAGAAGTAGACAAGCTTCTATCCATGCCTGATTGTGAAACCAATAAGGGAGTTAGGGATAAATGCATGCTTGAAATAATGTATGCAACAGGTATAAAGGTTACAGAATTGTTAAACCTAACTATATATGATGTGAATATAAAGCTTTCTTATGTTAAATGCAAAGGTTTAAAGGACAGGGAAAGAATGATACCTATAGGTTCTTATGGAGTAAAGTGGATTGAAAATTATCTAAAGATAAGATCACAATTAAATATAAATAATTTGGATTTATTATATTTTAATCTTCATGGAAATAAAATGACAAGGCAGGGCTTTTGGAAAATAGTAAAACAATATGCAGATGAGGCAAAAATTGATAAGCCTATAAATTCCTATACCCTAAGGCACTCTTTTGCAGTACATCTATTGCAAAATGGTGCAGATATAAAAACAATTCAAGAACTACTAGGTCATAGTGATTTATCAACTACCCAGATTTACTCAGGTATATCTAAAAAAAGTAAAATTGCAGAAGTATATAAAAAAGCACATCCTAGAGCATGA
- a CDS encoding D-alanyl-D-alanine carboxypeptidase family protein has protein sequence MMSTMFFSIPISAEVLEPAGKKSENSSSTDVDAKSALLIEPSTGKIVYEKNPHEKFAPASVTKIMTMLITMENVDSGKIKLTDKITVSENAKKMGGSSMILDTGEIRTVEELLKGIAIASGNDAAVAMAEYLGGSEENFVKIMNEEAQRLEMKDTSFRNCTGLSAEGHLTTAYDIALMSKELLKHSQILKYSGTYMETISEGRKSPIELVNHNKLVRFYKGCDGLKTGFTEEAKYCISATATKDGVRMLVVIMGAPTYKVRNRDASMLMTYGFSKFESKKIVQKDSNIEKVNLNKKGDKFFLAKAKEDLSLVVPRGNNGKIDHKCIYNKNDKGFKKGDEIGYCEFYQDNKVCGKVKLYCDRDVKKGGILEHFKYNFGRVFDNAI, from the coding sequence ATGATGTCAACCATGTTTTTTTCCATTCCCATATCGGCAGAAGTATTGGAACCAGCAGGTAAGAAAAGTGAAAATTCATCCAGTACAGATGTGGACGCAAAATCTGCACTATTAATAGAACCTTCAACAGGAAAGATAGTTTATGAAAAAAATCCTCATGAAAAATTTGCACCAGCATCAGTAACAAAGATAATGACCATGCTCATTACCATGGAAAATGTGGATAGTGGGAAAATTAAACTGACGGATAAGATTACTGTTAGTGAAAATGCAAAAAAAATGGGTGGAAGTTCTATGATATTGGATACGGGAGAAATAAGAACTGTAGAAGAACTTTTAAAGGGAATAGCTATAGCTTCAGGAAATGATGCTGCAGTGGCTATGGCAGAGTATTTAGGCGGAAGTGAAGAAAATTTTGTGAAAATTATGAATGAAGAAGCACAAAGACTTGAAATGAAGGATACTAGTTTTAGAAATTGTACCGGGCTCAGTGCTGAAGGGCATTTAACTACAGCCTATGATATAGCATTAATGTCTAAAGAATTATTAAAGCACTCTCAAATTTTAAAATACTCAGGAACCTATATGGAAACTATCAGTGAAGGTAGAAAGTCTCCCATTGAACTTGTTAATCACAATAAATTAGTAAGATTTTATAAAGGATGTGATGGACTAAAGACAGGCTTTACTGAAGAGGCAAAATATTGCATATCAGCAACGGCAACCAAGGATGGAGTCAGAATGCTAGTAGTTATAATGGGTGCACCTACTTATAAAGTGAGAAATAGAGATGCGTCAATGCTTATGACTTATGGCTTTTCAAAATTCGAAAGTAAAAAAATTGTTCAAAAAGATAGCAATATTGAAAAGGTAAATTTAAATAAAAAAGGTGATAAATTTTTCTTAGCAAAAGCTAAGGAGGATTTGAGTTTAGTAGTTCCTAGAGGTAATAATGGAAAAATAGATCATAAATGCATTTATAATAAAAATGATAAAGGCTTTAAAAAAGGTGATGAAATTGGATATTGTGAATTCTATCAAGATAATAAGGTATGCGGTAAAGTGAAGCTATATTGTGATAGAGATGTGAAAAAAGGTGGAATACTTGAGCACTTCAAATACAATTTTGGTAGAGTATTTGATAATGCTATTTAA
- the spoIIM gene encoding stage II sporulation protein M, with protein sequence MKMVFFKNLISNHLQNNLWLYILSAICLCTGIVLGVYTVRYMSGFEKSDLLNYLSSFIQTYNSKNINYNQLFFETVKNNIPVLLIVWFLGLTMIGIPIILVLDVIKGFTIGFTVTFFVNGMGFKGIWLALLSVIPQNIVYIPCIIIGSVLAMEFSLMMIKDNGKKRWTTGISSRIMSYSIVFVIISACMFVGLSFETYITPNIIKAIA encoded by the coding sequence ATGAAAATGGTATTTTTTAAGAACTTAATATCAAATCATTTGCAAAACAATTTATGGTTATATATATTGAGTGCTATTTGTTTGTGTACAGGTATTGTACTTGGAGTTTACACTGTAAGGTATATGAGTGGATTTGAAAAAAGTGACCTTTTAAATTATCTATCATCATTTATACAAACTTACAATTCAAAGAATATCAATTATAACCAACTTTTCTTTGAAACGGTAAAAAATAATATACCAGTATTGTTAATAGTATGGTTTTTGGGATTAACTATGATTGGAATTCCAATAATCTTGGTACTGGATGTAATAAAGGGATTTACCATTGGTTTTACCGTGACTTTTTTTGTAAATGGCATGGGCTTCAAAGGAATATGGCTTGCACTTTTATCTGTTATTCCTCAAAATATTGTATATATACCTTGTATAATAATTGGATCTGTATTAGCAATGGAATTCTCTTTAATGATGATAAAAGATAATGGTAAAAAACGTTGGACAACGGGCATTTCTTCAAGAATAATGTCCTATTCTATAGTATTCGTTATAATATCGGCATGCATGTTTGTGGGTTTATCTTTTGAAACTTATATAACGCCTAATATTATTAAAGCAATTGCATAA
- a CDS encoding DUF2953 domain-containing protein, with amino-acid sequence MTIIIIISIIIFFPIPIHFKLHYYNNNLHTYIYGKEIGFRKRVTKNMKHDVRSKDFIGIIEKYYTTVKKIKLKLENSRLKPKLSFIFYMEYGTEDVAKTAIYFGILNSCSPFLYSLINKFFNVKKFKFSVEPNFKKSKIDLVLKSILQISIVNTIYIVILILFGFIKDKKLKNLKFTHPKEEL; translated from the coding sequence ATGACTATTATAATAATTATATCTATAATAATATTTTTTCCTATACCGATACATTTTAAATTGCATTATTACAATAACAATTTACATACATATATATATGGAAAAGAAATAGGTTTTAGAAAACGAGTAACTAAGAACATGAAACATGATGTGAGAAGCAAGGACTTCATTGGAATTATTGAAAAGTACTATACAACAGTTAAAAAAATAAAACTTAAATTAGAAAATAGCAGACTAAAACCAAAATTGAGTTTTATTTTTTATATGGAATATGGCACTGAAGATGTGGCTAAAACAGCTATATATTTTGGAATTTTAAACTCCTGTTCACCATTTTTGTATTCTTTAATAAATAAATTTTTTAATGTGAAAAAATTTAAATTCTCTGTTGAACCTAATTTCAAAAAATCAAAAATAGATTTAGTATTAAAAAGTATATTACAAATAAGTATAGTAAATACTATATATATAGTAATTTTAATCCTGTTTGGCTTTATAAAGGATAAAAAGCTAAAAAATTTAAAGTTTACACATCCTAAGGAGGAATTATAA
- a CDS encoding phosphopentomutase, which yields MNRVILIVLDSVGIGEMHDAKLYGDEGSDTLGNIAESIGGLRLPNMEKLGLGNINDIHGIKKIDNPIGNYGKCAELSKGKDTVTGHWEISGVVLEKPLKTFPNGFPAEIIEKFQDSIGRKIIGNKVASGTEIIKELGEEHVKTGYPIVYTSADSVFQIAAHEDVIPLENLYDMCRIARKMLTGENTVGRIIARPFVGEKGIYTRTPNRRDFTLDPFNKTILEYVKEDNLNVMAVGKIEDIFNGKGVTEAVHIKNNSEGVDKTIEYMKADKEGLIFTNLVDFDMLYGHRNDVEGYAKALVEFDKKLPEIINAMKNEDILIITADHGCDPTTPSTDHSREYIPLLVYGKSIKSGVNLGIRSCFCDIGKTVLDILQIKNNLYGESFKDKLI from the coding sequence ATGAATAGAGTTATACTAATAGTACTTGATAGCGTTGGTATAGGAGAAATGCACGATGCAAAGCTTTATGGAGATGAGGGAAGCGATACTCTTGGAAATATAGCAGAAAGCATTGGCGGGTTAAGGCTGCCTAATATGGAGAAATTGGGGCTTGGTAATATCAATGATATTCATGGAATAAAAAAAATTGATAATCCAATTGGTAACTATGGAAAGTGTGCTGAATTATCAAAGGGTAAGGATACTGTAACAGGTCATTGGGAAATTTCTGGAGTAGTATTAGAAAAGCCTCTAAAAACTTTTCCTAATGGCTTTCCAGCAGAAATTATTGAAAAGTTTCAAGATAGTATAGGAAGAAAAATAATTGGTAATAAAGTGGCTTCAGGTACGGAAATCATTAAAGAACTTGGTGAAGAACATGTTAAAACGGGATATCCTATTGTATATACTTCAGCAGACAGCGTATTTCAGATTGCTGCCCATGAGGATGTAATTCCACTTGAAAATTTATATGATATGTGTAGAATAGCACGAAAAATGCTTACCGGTGAAAATACTGTAGGTAGAATAATAGCAAGACCATTTGTAGGTGAAAAGGGAATTTATACAAGGACTCCCAATAGGCGTGATTTTACCTTAGATCCTTTTAATAAAACAATTTTAGAATATGTAAAAGAAGATAATTTAAATGTTATGGCAGTGGGGAAAATAGAAGATATATTTAATGGAAAAGGAGTAACAGAAGCAGTACACATAAAAAATAATAGTGAAGGTGTAGATAAGACCATTGAGTATATGAAAGCAGACAAAGAGGGATTAATATTCACAAATTTAGTGGATTTTGATATGCTTTACGGCCATAGAAATGATGTAGAAGGATATGCTAAAGCTTTGGTGGAGTTTGATAAAAAGCTTCCGGAAATAATAAATGCTATGAAAAATGAAGATATTCTTATTATAACTGCAGATCATGGCTGTGATCCTACAACACCAAGTACAGACCATTCAAGAGAATATATACCGCTGCTTGTATATGGTAAGTCAATAAAAAGTGGTGTAAATCTAGGGATAAGAAGCTGTTTTTGTGATATAGGTAAAACTGTTCTAGATATATTACAGATTAAAAATAATTTATATGGAGAAAGCTTTAAAGATAAATTAATTTAG
- the ytfJ gene encoding GerW family sporulation protein → MESHSIENLMTNTMENLRDMIDVNTIVGDPVEAKDGTLILPISKVSFGFASGGTEFSNGINKNENSDAFPFGGGSGAGVSVKPVAFLVLKEGTIRLLSVDAQNTYDKMIDTIPQIIDLIKDSIGKHNENKNGTVKSKEENSEKENDDTN, encoded by the coding sequence ATGGAAAGTCATTCTATTGAAAATCTAATGACAAATACTATGGAAAATTTAAGAGATATGATTGATGTTAATACAATTGTTGGAGATCCTGTAGAAGCAAAGGATGGTACCTTAATACTGCCTATATCAAAAGTTTCTTTTGGCTTTGCTTCAGGTGGTACCGAGTTTTCCAACGGTATAAATAAAAACGAAAATTCAGATGCTTTCCCCTTTGGAGGAGGCTCTGGTGCTGGTGTATCTGTAAAGCCAGTTGCTTTTCTTGTCTTAAAGGAAGGTACCATAAGACTCTTATCAGTTGATGCTCAAAATACCTATGACAAGATGATAGATACTATACCTCAAATAATTGATTTAATAAAGGATAGTATTGGAAAACATAACGAAAATAAAAATGGAACAGTAAAATCTAAAGAAGAAAATTCCGAAAAAGAAAATGATGATACTAACTAG
- the scpB gene encoding SMC-Scp complex subunit ScpB, whose protein sequence is MKKYSIDQLEINEISNKNEYFSIIESLLFVSGEPLNLKNIADIIQCDLKYTNKLLKEMAAIYEDNSRGIKLISIDDNYQLVTKPHNSEYIEKLLKTNKRQSLSQASLEALAIIAYKQPVTRIDIDEIRGVKSDRAIVSLHEKNLIKECGRLEAPGRPILYGTTEEFLRYFNLSNLEELPSLDNFVDSFKDITEEDEI, encoded by the coding sequence GTGAAGAAGTATAGTATAGACCAGTTAGAAATTAATGAAATTTCAAATAAAAATGAATATTTTTCAATAATTGAATCACTTCTATTTGTGAGTGGGGAACCATTAAACTTAAAGAATATAGCTGATATAATTCAATGTGATTTAAAATATACTAATAAATTACTAAAGGAAATGGCAGCAATTTATGAAGATAATAGTAGAGGAATAAAATTAATCTCTATTGATGATAATTATCAGTTAGTTACAAAGCCTCATAATAGTGAATATATTGAAAAATTATTAAAAACCAATAAAAGACAATCTTTATCTCAAGCATCCTTAGAAGCTCTGGCTATTATTGCATATAAGCAGCCTGTCACAAGAATAGATATAGACGAAATTAGAGGAGTAAAATCCGATAGAGCTATTGTTAGTTTACATGAGAAAAATTTAATTAAGGAATGTGGAAGATTAGAGGCACCGGGAAGACCTATATTGTATGGAACTACTGAAGAATTTCTAAGATATTTTAATCTATCAAATTTAGAGGAGCTACCTTCACTGGACAATTTTGTAGATAGCTTTAAGGATATTACAGAGGAAGATGAAATTTAG
- a CDS encoding purine-nucleoside phosphorylase, translating to MNIVEKINKAKEYILNVYNKKIDLAIILGTGLGSLANSLDNKLVIKYEDIPEFPVSTVAGHAGELIIGNIKGKCVLAMNGRFHYYEGYSMETVTFGIRVIKALGIRDIIITNAAGGMNPDFGAGDLMLIEDHINFMGTNPLIGKNYEELGPRFPDMSKAYNKELIILAEKSAEELGYKIKKGVYAAVTGPNYETPAELRMLRLLGGDAVGMSTVPEVIAANHMSMRVLGISCITDMAIADNLEPLDHKKVLETANKAQIKFVFIVKAIIEKI from the coding sequence ATGAATATTGTAGAAAAAATTAATAAGGCTAAGGAATATATATTAAATGTATACAATAAAAAAATAGATTTGGCAATAATACTTGGTACAGGTTTAGGCAGCCTGGCTAATAGTTTAGATAATAAATTGGTAATAAAATATGAAGATATACCTGAATTTCCAGTATCCACTGTAGCGGGTCATGCTGGGGAATTGATAATTGGAAATATTAAGGGCAAATGTGTACTTGCAATGAATGGCAGATTTCATTATTATGAAGGCTATTCAATGGAAACGGTAACCTTTGGGATTCGGGTTATAAAAGCTCTGGGTATAAGAGATATAATTATAACAAATGCAGCAGGAGGAATGAATCCAGATTTTGGAGCAGGAGACTTGATGCTCATAGAGGATCATATTAATTTTATGGGTACAAATCCTTTAATAGGCAAAAATTACGAAGAATTAGGGCCAAGATTCCCAGATATGTCCAAGGCATATAATAAAGAGCTTATAATATTGGCAGAGAAAAGTGCAGAAGAATTAGGATATAAGATTAAAAAAGGGGTTTATGCAGCAGTAACAGGACCCAATTATGAGACTCCAGCTGAATTAAGAATGCTTAGATTATTAGGAGGAGATGCCGTGGGAATGTCTACAGTACCAGAGGTTATTGCAGCCAATCACATGTCCATGAGAGTGCTTGGAATTTCCTGTATTACAGATATGGCAATAGCAGATAATTTAGAACCATTAGATCATAAAAAGGTTTTAGAAACTGCCAATAAGGCTCAGATTAAATTTGTCTTCATTGTAAAGGCGATAATAGAAAAAATTTAA